In the Verrucomicrobiota bacterium genome, CGGGGCCGACTCCATCAATCGCTCGGGAAGCGTCCGCAGTGGAGTCGAGTTCGATCTGTTGCTCAAGACCGGCGGTCGCCTGGCCGTCGATCTCGCCCAAGACATCTTCCGGTTTTACCTCGGCGGACGGCCCCCGGGGGGCTCGACTCGCTTCCTGGCAGCCAGCCTGACCCAGCCGCTCTTGCGAGGCGCTGGCAGCGAAGTGGCCGCCGAAAACTTGACCCAGGCCGAGCGCAATGTGGCCTACGCCATCCGCGACTTCAGTCGCTTCCAACAACGCTTTGCCCTCGACATCATCACCGCCTTCTACCGCATCCTTCAGGAAAAGGACCGGGTGAAGAACGAGTATTTCAACTACCGCAGCATCATCCTCTTCCGCGAACGAGCGGAGGCCCTCTCTCAAGACAGGCTGCCTCGCTTCCAAGTGGACCAGGCTCGCCAAGACGAACTCCGGGCCAAGAATCGTTACATCCAAGCCATCGAATCCTACCGACGACGGGTCGATGATTTCAAAATCCGCCTCGGCCTGCCCCTGCAAGGCGAACTCTATCTTCGGGATGACGTCCTGGCCGACCTCAATCGCATCGGCCTCCTCTCTCTCCGGGTCCAGACCGAGGGTGGTTTTGAACTCGCCACCACCCGGCGGCTCGATCTCCTAAATGAAATTGATCGCTTCGAAGACAGCCAACGGCGCATCCGCGTGGCGGCCAATGCCTTCCAGCCCGGCCTCGATCTCTTTGCCGGCCTCGACCTGGACACCAACCTCAGCCGTTCAGGGACTCGCTACTCGAATTTCGATGCCGACACCTACCGCACCAGAGTGGGCGTCGACCTCGACCTGCCCTTGGACAATTTGGACGAACGCAATGCCTATCGCCGGACCCGCATCGCCTTCGAGCGCCAACTGCGCGCCCTCTCCCTCGCCCTCGACCAGATTCAAAATGAAATCCGCGGCGGCCTCCGCAATCTCGAACTCGTTCGCCAGCGCTACGAAATCCAGCGCAATGCCTTCGCTCTGGCCCAACGCCGGGTGGAAGCCGTCGACCTCCTCTTGGAGGCCGGGCGGGCGGAAACGCGCGACCTCTTGGAAGCCCGAAACGACCTCTTGCAGGCACGCAACTCGCTCACCGCCGCCCTTATCGACTCGCATCTCTTCCGCTTGGAACTCCTCTTCGACTTGGGGATCCTCGACATCGAACCGGACGACTTCTGGTTAAAAAACCCGAACATTTCTCCAAAATACCGAAAACCAGCCAGCAAGGGGCCCGTAACGCCTAGCAGCGAGGAACCCGACTTCCTGACTCCCGAAGAACTTTTCCAAGAATCCGAATGAGCCAGAAGAACCCCCCGCCCTTCCTTGCGAAATTCCGCGATCCCAAAGTCTTCCTACCGGTCGCCGGACTCACCCTCCTCGTGGCCTGGCTCCTTTCCCGAGCGGGTTCGGACTCGTCCGCCAGGCCCTCACAAAACTACTTCACCGCGGAAAAGAGCCCCTTCACCATCACCATCCCTGCCGGGGGCTCCCTGACCGCGGTCGAGGAAGTGACCGTTCGCAACGAAGTCGAAGGCACCAATCAAATCATCCGCTTGGTCGACGAAGGCGAGTATGTCTCCGAGGGCGATTTGCTGGTGGAACTGGATGCTTCGAAATTGGCGACCGAGATTTCGGAAGCGGAAATCGCTTACCAAAACAGCTTGAGCAAGATTTCCGACGCCGAAGAAAAATTCGAAGTTGTCAAAAGCGACAATGAAATCCGCCTCCGGGACGCTGAATTGGCCTTTGAGCTCGCTCAAAAAGACCTCGAGAAATACACCTACGGCGCCTGGCCCCAAAACCGTAAAAACGCGGAATCGGCCATCGCCCTGGCTCGCGAAGAACTCAACCGCG is a window encoding:
- a CDS encoding TolC family protein, with the protein product MFRTALLLALASVGSGCVTDYWSQKADQEVFSILGEKRERVLGLAEVPFDIDTPYSAEDADEIAALRIIRERQASDELRLGLKEALEIGTARSRPYQFQKESLYLAGLELTGVRQDFTPLLQGGSTARLNETYREGQGGADSINRSGSVRSGVEFDLLLKTGGRLAVDLAQDIFRFYLGGRPPGGSTRFLAASLTQPLLRGAGSEVAAENLTQAERNVAYAIRDFSRFQQRFALDIITAFYRILQEKDRVKNEYFNYRSIILFRERAEALSQDRLPRFQVDQARQDELRAKNRYIQAIESYRRRVDDFKIRLGLPLQGELYLRDDVLADLNRIGLLSLRVQTEGGFELATTRRLDLLNEIDRFEDSQRRIRVAANAFQPGLDLFAGLDLDTNLSRSGTRYSNFDADTYRTRVGVDLDLPLDNLDERNAYRRTRIAFERQLRALSLALDQIQNEIRGGLRNLELVRQRYEIQRNAFALAQRRVEAVDLLLEAGRAETRDLLEARNDLLQARNSLTAALIDSHLFRLELLFDLGILDIEPDDFWLKNPNISPKYRKPASKGPVTPSSEEPDFLTPEELFQESE